A window of the Xenopus laevis strain J_2021 chromosome 9_10L, Xenopus_laevis_v10.1, whole genome shotgun sequence genome harbors these coding sequences:
- the cdc6.L gene encoding cell division cycle 6 L homeolog (The RefSeq protein has 4 substitutions, 1 non-frameshifting indel compared to this genomic sequence), whose product MPSTRSQSQSAIPFPKKKNAQSRSTEASRARTKSENCSTLALPLSPLPLSPRKRLGDENLCNIPQTLSCSPPKQSRKENGQTSTPKGRRLLFDENQAAAATPVSPLKKVQDPYRLSPLKRGQETPSGSRNHRLQERKTAGVQLFKQEGSCYQKAKHALNTAIPERLLARESETAFIKTFLTSHVSDGKPGSLYISGAPGTGKTACLNKLLQESKDDLQQCKTVYINCMSLRSSQAVFPAIAEEISGGKSSLAAKDIVRSLEKLVTSKGPIILLVLDEMDQLDSRGQDVLYTVFEWPWLTNSRMVLIGIANALDLTDRILPRLQARPRCRPQLLNFSPYTKDQIATILQDRLNTVSGDQVLDNAAIQFCARKISAVSGDARKALDICRRAVEIVEADVRGQTVLKPLTECASPCKEVPLNPVPKKVSLPHISRVLSDVYGDKMASREGSSESFPLQQKLLVCALLLITRQSKIKEVTLGKVHEAYSKVCRKQQVPGVGQSECLSLCQLLETRGILGLKKAKEARLTKVSLKIEERDVEHAFKDKVLIGNVLNSGI is encoded by the exons ATGCCAAGCACCAGGTCTCAGTCTCAAAGTGCCATTCCGTTTCCCAAGAAGAAGAATGCTCAAAGTCGCAGCACAGAGGCCTCCCGTGCAAGAACCAAGTCAGAAAACTGCTCCACTCTCGCTCTGCCGCTCTCTCCGCTTCCCCTCAGTCCACGCAAACGATTGG GTGATGAAAACCTTTGCAACATTCCTCAGACATTAAGCTGCTCACCGCCCAAGCAGTCTCGCAAAGAGAACGGCCAGACCTCCACCCCTAAGGGGCGCCGCTTGCTTTTTGATGAGAACCAGGCAGCAGCAACACCAGTATCCCCCATCAAGAAGGTACAGGATCCTTATAGACTGTCTCCTTTGAAAAGGGGGCAAGAGACACCATCCGGCTCTCGTAACCACAGGCCGCAGGAAAGGAAGAGTGCTGGTGTCCAGCTATTTAAACAGGAAG GTTCTTGCTATCAGAAGGCTAAGCACGCTTTGAATACGGCCATACCAGAGCGCCTATTGGCTCGTGAGAGTGAGACTGCATTTATCAAGACCTTCTTGACAAGTCATGTTTCTGATGGGAAACCAGGAAGCCTTTACATATCTGGTGCTCCCGGAACTGGCAAAACGGCTTGCTTGAATAAGCTTCTGCAGGAGAGCAAG GATGACCTCCAGCAGTGCAAGACGGTTTACATCAACTGCATGTCATTGCGCAGCTCCCAGGCAGTGTTTCCGGCTATAGCTGAAGAAATCTCTGGGGGCAAATCTTCACTCGCCGCCAAAGATATTGTAAGGAGTTTGGAGAAGCTGGTGACTTCAAAGGGTCCAATCAT CTTGCTGGTGTTGGATGAGATGGATCAGCTGGACAGCAGAGGACAGGATGTCTTGTACACAGTGTTTGAGTGGCCTTGGCTCACAAATTCTAGGATGGTTTTAATCG GCATTGCTAACGCATTGGATTTGACAGACCGTATTTTGCCCAGGCTACAAGCTCGACCTCGGTGCAAGCCACAGTTGCTCAACTTTTCTCCATATACAAAGGATCAGATTGCTACCATTCTACAGGACAGGCTGAATACG GTTTCAGGCGATCAGGTTCTGGATAATGCTGCTATTCAGTTCTGTGCAAGGAAAATCTCTGCTGTCTCTGGAGATGCTCGAAAGGCGCTAGATATCTGCAG GAGAGCTGTTGAAATTGTCGAAGCGGATGTCAGGGGCCAGACTGTCCTTAAGCCTCTAACTGAAT GTGCGTCTCCTTGTAAAGAAGTCCCATTAAACCCTGTTCCAAAAAAGGTCAGCCTTCCACACATCTCTCGTGTCCTGTCAGATGTGTATGGGGACAAGATGGCAAGCCGTGAGGGTTCAAGCGAGAGTTTTCCCTTACAGCAGAAACTGCTGGTCTGTGCCCTGCTCCTAATAACTCGGCAAAGCAAGATCAAGGAAGTCACACTTGGCAAG GTGCATGAGGCATACAGTAAAGTCTGCCGAAAGCAACAGGTGCCTGGAGTCGGCCAATCAGAGTGCCTGTCGCTTTGTCAGCTCCTAGAGACAAGGGGTATTCTGGGGCTAAAGAAAGCCAAGGAGGCCCGGCTTACAAAG GTGTCCCTCAAGATAGAGGAGCGGGATGTTGAGCACGCATTCAAGGATAAAGTTCTAATAGGCAATGTTTTAAATTCAGGCATTTAA